One genomic window of Solanum stenotomum isolate F172 chromosome 9, ASM1918654v1, whole genome shotgun sequence includes the following:
- the LOC125876314 gene encoding uncharacterized protein LOC125876314: protein MAILFQSSSSSMLSIKIFLISTTVLSAAIMLKVSAPVVTEFAVSEVPSIWNGVVSWLKPPYLYLVINCIIITIVASSKLQNKLDENSSPVPAIVSPENLAQFHPMKDVRPVTDYYSPALHDLNGSVLKNQVVEARPIVYEYPTAGVYDAKVEKVPVVNPYTPEKDTSFNVNAFTYPEPNEVVAEKDDFVISKSSWAPVMRQDSIDYSISGNSAEKPPASARFAHRRNVKSTPEGGKGALRVSKPKRQDTLESTWKTITEGRAMPLTRHLRKSDTWETHGGRNPATPPQQKMKKSETFNDKTTPDSSPLLTPSPGGSGKLKKEPSLSQDELNRRVEAFIKKFNEDMRLQRQQSMQQYTQMINRGSH, encoded by the exons ATGGCGATTTTGTTTCAAAGTTCAAGTAGCTCTATGTTATCCATCAAAATTTTTCTGATTTCGACTACCGTTTTGTCTGCTGCTATTATGTTAAAGGTCTCTGCTCCTGTCGTCACTGAATTCGCCGTCAGTGAAGTTCCGTCGATCTGGAACGGTGTCGTTTCGTGGCTTAAACCTCCGTATCTATACCTTGTTATCAACTGCATTATCATCACGATTGTAGCCTCTTCTAAGTTGCAGAACAAGCTCGATGAGAACTCATCCCCGGTGCCGGCGATAGTTTCGCCGGAGAATTTGGCCCAGTTTCACCCGATGAAGGATGTAAGGCCGGTTACAGACTACTATTCTCCGGCCCTTCATGACTTAAACGGCTCCGTTCTGAAGAATCAAGTTGTGGAGGCCAGACCGATAGTTTACGAGTATCCGACTGCTGGTGTGTATGATGCAAAGGTCGAGAAAGTTCCGGTAGTTAATCCGTACACACCGGAGAAAGATACATCGTTCAACGTGAATGCTTTTACCTATCCGGAGCCTAACGAAGTTGTTGCTGAAAAGGACGACTTCGTAATCTCGAAATCCTCTTGGGCGCCGGTGATGAGACAGGACTCTATTGATTATTCCATTTCAGGCAACTCGGCTGAGAAACCTCCTGCCTCTGCCAGATTCGCTCACCGGAGAAATGTCAAATCCACTCCTGAAG GTGGAAAGGGAGCATTGAGAGTATCAAAGCCTAAACGGCAAGACACGCTGGAGAGTACATGGAAGACGATAACAGAAGGGCGTGCAATGCCGCTGACGAGGCACCTGAGGAAATCAGACACGTGGGAGACACACGGTGGTCGGAACCCGGCTACCCCACCACAACAGAAGATGAAGAAATCGGAGACGTTCAATGACAAAACTACCCCTGACTCCTCGCCGTTGCTGACTCCGTCTCCTGGTGGTTCAGGGAAACTTAAGAAAGAGCCGTCACTAAGTCAGGACGAGCTGAACAGGCGAGTTGAAGCGTTCATTAAGAAGTTTAATGAAGATATGAGGTTGCAGAGGCAGCAGTCGATGCAACAGTATACTCAGATGATCAATCGAGGCTCACATTAG